A region from the Cryptosporangium arvum DSM 44712 genome encodes:
- a CDS encoding phosphoribosyltransferase gives MSDYFADRAEAGRALAVAVADHLKEHEVPLVLGLPRGGVPIARTVAAAVHGELDVVVARKIGVPWHRELAVGAVTVDGPALFDRGLLGQVGLTLEELEPDVERERAEAVRRTERYRDGRPAPVVTGRTVVVVDDGLATGATARAALRSLRVLRPGHLVFAAPVCAPQAVAMLGAEADAVVCVAAPPEFRAVGYHYRSFPQLTDEEVEAELAAARRESASLRL, from the coding sequence ATGTCGGACTACTTCGCTGATCGGGCCGAGGCGGGCCGTGCGCTGGCGGTCGCCGTGGCCGACCATCTCAAGGAGCACGAGGTGCCACTCGTGCTGGGGCTGCCGCGCGGTGGTGTTCCGATCGCACGCACCGTGGCCGCCGCGGTCCACGGCGAGTTGGACGTCGTCGTCGCGCGGAAGATCGGGGTGCCGTGGCACCGCGAGCTGGCCGTCGGGGCGGTCACCGTGGACGGGCCGGCGCTCTTCGACCGGGGACTGCTCGGTCAGGTGGGCCTCACGCTGGAGGAACTCGAGCCCGACGTGGAGCGCGAGCGCGCCGAGGCGGTGCGTCGCACCGAGCGGTACCGCGACGGACGGCCGGCGCCGGTGGTGACGGGGCGCACCGTGGTCGTGGTGGACGACGGGCTCGCGACCGGGGCCACCGCGCGGGCCGCGCTGCGGTCACTGCGCGTGCTGCGGCCCGGCCACCTGGTGTTCGCGGCACCGGTGTGCGCGCCGCAGGCGGTGGCGATGCTCGGCGCCGAGGCCGACGCGGTGGTGTGCGTCGCCGCGCCGCCGGAGTTCCGGGCCGTCGGGTACCACTACCGTTCGTTCCCGCAGCTCACCGACGAGGAGGTGGAAGCGGAGCTGGCCGCGGCCCGGCGTGAGTCCGCGTCGCTGCGGCTCTGA